The genomic stretch GGACGGCACGCCTCCCATGTGCAGGGACCCCGTGACGGGGATGGCGGCCGGGTTCACCCGCAGCGCCACCCGGGCCGTGGTGCCCTCGCCGACCGCGATCCGGCTGATGCGGTGGAGTTCGAGCAGGCTCTCGGCGTTGATCGCCTCCACTCCGGCCCTGACCAGCGCCGTCAGGAGCGGGACCGACTTGGCGGGTCCCGCGGCCACGACGCGTGCCGTGCCGGTGAGTCCCCGGGCCAGGTCCAGCTCGGACCTGGACGCGACCTCGAACCCGTCCACGTGGGGCGCCAGGGCCGCGACGACGCCGGGGAAGGAGTTGGCCTTGACCGCGTAGTAGACGGCCGCCCACCCGGGGAGCGCCGTGCGTAACTCGCGGGCCCGCTCGGCGGCCACCGCGCCGTCGTACAGGTAGGCGGAGACCGGGGTGGCGGCCTGCGCCAGGTCGAGGAGCCGATCGCGGACGGTGCGGGGGAGCAGGTCCACCGGGTAGGCGGAGCGTGGCGCGGCAGACGGCGGCAGCTGGATGGACATGGCTTCTTTCCTGTGAGGGAACAGATGAGAAGGGGCATGCCCCCAGAGAGTTCTATTTAGGTAAGGCTAACCTAAAATTAATCTCCGTCATACGCAAGACGTCATCGTGTGATCCAGAGCACGACATGACTGTGGGCCGCGACCGTATCGGTCGCGGCCCACTCCCTGCAGTCGATTCAGCGTGCCGCGACGGCCTCCGAGCGGACGGTGCGCAGGGCAGACAGGAAGGTGTCGGCGGCCTGCGCGCCCGACACGCCGTAGGCGCGGTTGAGCACGAAGAACGGCACGCCGGTGATGCCGAGGCCGCGTGCCTCACTGATGTCGGCCTCCACGGCGTCGGCGTAGGCGTCGCTGCCGAGGACCTTCCGGGTCTCGTCCTCGGGAATGCCGAGCTCGGCGGCGAGGCGGACCAGGGTGTCGGGGTCGTCGACGATTTCGCCTTCGACCAGGTGGGCGCTGAGCAGCCGCTCGTGCATCTGCGCGCCCAGACCGTGCTGGGCCGCCAGATGGCTCACCCGGTGGGCGTCGATCGTGTTGACCGAGATGGCCTTGTCGAGTGCGTACGTGAGGCCTTCGGCGGCGGCGAGGTCGGTGACCTGCTGGGTCATCTGCCGTACCTGGGCCGGTGCGGCGCCGTACTTCCTGGCCAGGTGGTCGAAGGACGGTTCGCGGTGTCCCTTGGGGTGGGAGGGGTCGAGCTGGAAACTGTGCCAGTGCAGCTCCACCTCGTCGGCGTGCTCGAAGCGGGCGAGGGCCGACTCCAGGCGCCGCTTGCCGATGTAGCACCACGGGCAGACGACGTCGGACCAGATGTCGATGCGCACCGTGCTCACAGGACGCACACCCCGTCCGTGCACACGGGCGCGGCGTCCGAGCCCAGCGTGACCAAGGGGGAAGGGTTGACCGGTTCCGTATCGGGGCGCTCGTCGGGAGCGGGCTCCACGGAGTCGGGAAGAGCAGGCATGATCACTCCAATCACGTGTTCCTCCGCATAACCCGGAGCGGCCGCATTCCCATCCCAGGTCGGCCGCGCGGGGCCGGCCGGCACCGCCGGCTACCGCTGATCGAGCTGAGGCGGTCAGCCTTCGCAGCGCCGTTTGATGCTCTCCGCCTCCGTGCGTACGTACCTGGTGGTGCGCCCCTTGGTGAGCAGGCCGATCAGCGGCGCCGCCGGCCCGGACTGGTCGATCGTGAGCCGGAGCGACGCGCCTGCCGTCCGCGGCGTGAGCGTGTGCCCGGCGACCGTGGTCAGGCCCGCGCCGGCCGACCGCCAGCCGAACGAGCTGCCCTCGTCGAACTCGGTCACTCGCCAGAGCAGCGCGGGCAACCCCGGCTGCTTGATCCGGATCCGGCCGCCGAGCGCCGGCGGGCCGTCGCCGAGACGCTCGACGCTGGTCACCGTGGGCATGAACGCGGGCCAGCGGGCGATGTCCGTCATGACGCGCCAGATCCGCTCCAGGGGTGCGTCGATGTCGATCGTGGTCTCGAAGTGCATGAGGGCAGTATGGGCAGGTCGGCTTGTGAACCGGTTGGACCCGTCCAGGACATCTTGTTTGGCGGTCTGTCCCTGGGAAAGAGGAACAAGGCCTTCCTATCCCCGACAACCCGGTGGGCGAGACGACTCATGAGCGTGCAGTCAGAGCCGCGCTGCCCCGTCAGCGCCGGCCTGGCCTTCATCCGCGACCTGGTACGCGTCGGCGGCCGGCACCTGGGGCGTGCAGGCCGGGAAAGGCAGCCGGCCCGCTGAATGGCCCCGTTAGCCGTGACTCATCAGCATCTTCCCGACATGAGCGTGATCGCCATCGCCGGTGAGGTCGACAAGACCAACAGCGCCCAGCTCGCGGACTACGTCGACCGTGTCCGCCGCCCCGGCGACCATGTGATCTTCGACCTGTCCGAGCTGTCGTTCCTGGACAGCTCCGGCCTGCACGTCCTGCTGGCGTGCGCCCGCACCTGCACCGGCGACGGCTCCAACGCGCACCTGTGCGCCGCACGGGGCGCGCCCGCTCGCCTGCTGCACATCACCGGAGTGGACGGCCGCCTGCCCACGTACGTCACGGTGGAGCACGCCATCGCAGCCGTCCTGGCCACCCGTACCAGCTGAATTCGGGACTAGGCTCGAAGGTGAAGGGACACGGCCATGGACATCAACATCGTGCTCGTAGTCATCGGCTTCTTGCTCTTCCTGCTCGCGGTCTCCGGAGTGAGGGTGGTCAACCAAGTCGAGCGCGGCATCGTGTTCCGCTTCGGCAGGGCACAGCCGCATATCCGGCAGCCGGGCCTGAGATTCCTCATCCCCGGCGTGGAACACATGAAGAAGGTCAACGTCCAGATCGTCACGATGCCCATTCCGACGCAGGAGGGCATCACGAGGGACAACGTCTCCGTACGGGTCGACGCGGTGGCCTACTTCAGGGTCCAAGACCCCATGCGAGCCGCCATCGAGGTGCAGAACTACCTGTTCGCCGTCGAGCAGGTGGCGCAGACCTCGTTGCGGTCCATCATCGGCAAGAGCGAATTGGACGATCTGCTGACTAACCGGGAGGAACTGAACAAGGGCCTCGCGCTGATGATCGACAGCCCCGCGCTCGGCTGGGGCATTCACATCGATCGGGTGGAGATCAAGGACGTCCAGCTGCCCGAGGCCATGAAACGCTCCATCGCCCGGCAGGCCGAAGCCGAACGGGAGCGACGGTCCAGGGTGATCGTCGCGGACGGCGAGCTGCGGGCCGCGCACAAGCTGGCCGACGCCTCGGGCATCATGTCGCAGACGCCCGGCGCGCTGCA from Nonomuraea polychroma encodes the following:
- a CDS encoding DsbA family oxidoreductase, translating into MSTVRIDIWSDVVCPWCYIGKRRLESALARFEHADEVELHWHSFQLDPSHPKGHREPSFDHLARKYGAAPAQVRQMTQQVTDLAAAEGLTYALDKAISVNTIDAHRVSHLAAQHGLGAQMHERLLSAHLVEGEIVDDPDTLVRLAAELGIPEDETRKVLGSDAYADAVEADISEARGLGITGVPFFVLNRAYGVSGAQAADTFLSALRTVRSEAVAAR
- a CDS encoding SRPBCC family protein, coding for MHFETTIDIDAPLERIWRVMTDIARWPAFMPTVTSVERLGDGPPALGGRIRIKQPGLPALLWRVTEFDEGSSFGWRSAGAGLTTVAGHTLTPRTAGASLRLTIDQSGPAAPLIGLLTKGRTTRYVRTEAESIKRRCEG
- a CDS encoding slipin family protein, with protein sequence MDINIVLVVIGFLLFLLAVSGVRVVNQVERGIVFRFGRAQPHIRQPGLRFLIPGVEHMKKVNVQIVTMPIPTQEGITRDNVSVRVDAVAYFRVQDPMRAAIEVQNYLFAVEQVAQTSLRSIIGKSELDDLLTNREELNKGLALMIDSPALGWGIHIDRVEIKDVQLPEAMKRSIARQAEAERERRSRVIVADGELRAAHKLADASGIMSQTPGALQLRLLQTVVEVAAEKNSTLIMPLPVELLRFFDRAAQAGTREQTAEPATAGAERIQPDGEQQVQPQGEQPALTEHRLAEEEQPAVTGLGAAQDEAARPAPLTDVGVPDPRKPHRSGSAKRAE
- a CDS encoding STAS domain-containing protein → MAPLAVTHQHLPDMSVIAIAGEVDKTNSAQLADYVDRVRRPGDHVIFDLSELSFLDSSGLHVLLACARTCTGDGSNAHLCAARGAPARLLHITGVDGRLPTYVTVEHAIAAVLATRTS